CGTCTTTTCTTTAGCCTTCTGCTGACATCTACCCGCCAAATGAGTTGTACTAAGAAGTAACCTACGGTGCCAATGGTGGCGGCTAGCACCAATAAACCAACGACAAATGGCCAGCCTAAATGCCCAAACCAAGATAAAACCTCCTCACACCATGTCAGTATATGCCAATTGGTGAGGGCAGGGAAATCTGGCACAGTAGATAAAGAAGAAGGTAAAAACGTGGTACCAATTTTTAGCGCCAACAAGTAAAGCGGCACAATCGTGATTGGATTGCTGTAAAAGGTAAACGCAACTGAAACCGGTAAATTCACCCGGAAAATAAGGGCAAATAGAATCGCGCTAATGACTTGGAAGGGGCCAGGAATAAGGCCAGCAAAAGCACCAACAAACACCCCCCCACCGACGCTATGCGGTGCTAGTCGCCACAGTGCTCTGGCGGTAATTAAAGGGGCAATTGGTTTTAGCCAACGGTTATGGATTAACCATTTCCGGGTGGGTAACAACCAACGTGATAGGTACTTCCTTGGCATCTAAGTGATCATCCTTACTGGTATCTCACTTAGATGTTTGAAATGCGAACTAGTTTCTTATTCCGGAGAACAATCGTTTGAAAACGGGGCAGAGCATTGATTTTTCAGCAGTTTATCTAGTAGCTCTTTTAACTGGATTAGATCGTGAGCAGGTAAATCTAGCGTGGTCATGATCTGGTATGGAACATCTTTCGCTTGTTCTTTAATCGAACGGCCGCTGCTGGTGAGTAAGATGCGTACTTCACGTTCATTTTCTGCACGGCGCTGGCGGATAACATAGCCGCTTTGCTCAAGACGCTTTAACAGTGGGGTAAGTGTGCCGGAATCTAAGGCTAGGCGTTCACCAATTTGCTTTACGGTTAGATCATCTTTTTCCCAAAGAACAAGCATTACCAAATACTGAGGGTAGGTGAGTTCTAGTTCGCTGAGAATTGGTTGGTAACTACGAATTAATGCGCGAGATGCAGCATACAAGCGAAAGCAGAGCTGTGAATCGAGTTTTAACAAGTCTTCATTCGCCATGAGAGCGGCCCTTCAATATAGTAACGGCAAACCTGAATTGTACGTAGGCTTGCCGTTTTCAGGCAACAACGAAAAATTAGATAATTTCAATTGTGACGTCTAAATTGCCTCTGGTTGCATGAGAGTATGGACAAACGACTTCATGCGCATAAGTAGCTAACTCTGTTGCAACTGATTTGTCAAAATCGGGTAAAGAAACTTTTAAAGCGACTGTCAGGCCAAAACCACCTGCTGCGCGAGGACCAACACCAACGATGGCAGTTACAAAGGCGCTTTCTAATTTAATGCCGCGTTCTCTTGCCACAAAACGAATGGCAGATTCGAAGCATGCTGCATAGCCACCTGCAAATAATTGTTCTGGATTGGTGGCATCGCCGCCAGGGCCGCCTAAACCTTTAGGTAGTGCAAGTTTAAGATCTAATTTGCCATCATCAGAAATAACTCGTCCTTCACGTCCACCGGTTGCGGTGACACTGGCTGTATAGAGTGTTTGAATGCTCATGTTTTCATCCTGGTAATAAATGATTGAGGGATGGGTGATCAGTCCATGAGTGAAACATATCAAACAATCAAATTGTGTGCAATATATTTGTATAATAAAATATTGATATAAATATTTTTGGTGGTGGATAAATGACTTGCTGGCAGGATGTGGAAGTACCGTGATTGTTCAATCACGGTCTTTATATAAAAGTGTGGTGTTTGAGTTACTGTGCAGGCTTTGCGCTGGCTGTTGTTCCGTCAGGTAAAGGATTTAATTTGTCTTTAAAAGATTGAAATGATGCTAGCTGAGCGTCTGATAAATTGGCGCGAGGAATCCAATAAACAGTGTAGCTCGGCTGATTCGACCAGAAACTGCCAGTGTGAACGCCTGTTGCGTATTCAATGTAAACCCGTGTGCGTGTCTCTCCTATGAGCGTAGCCCAGTTTGCGGTGTTTGTTCCTGATGCCGCTTTTAAGAGCATTTGGATGTCTGTTGCATTTGCTTCTGCAAATTCTTCGGCTCCTACCGAGTAGGATAGAAGTAGTGATGAACATAACAAAGTAGAAAAGAAGATGCTTTTTTTCATAAGATTTTAAAATTAATTATGACAAATGATAGTTTATGTTAAGTGAGTATCGCCGTTTCTGTAAATAAGTACGCAGTATTTTTCTAGGAAAAGCTGGTAACTGAGGCGCTAAAAAGAAAAGCCCCTATTGATTAGATAGGGGCAGGTAAGTGTTTTATACGTATAAATTAAGCGGGTTTTTTTACTCTAAACCAAGCCGCATAAAGTGCGGGTAAGAAGAGTAGGGTAAGCACGGTGGCAACTAGCAAGCCGCCCATGATGGCAAATGCCATTGGCCCCCAAAAGATACTTCTAGTCAGCGGAATCATTGCTAAGATGGCGGCAAGTGCAGTTAGCATGATTGGCCTAAATCGCCTAACAGTCGATTCAATAATGGCTTGCCACGGGGTGCTACCATCTTTGATATCTTGTTCGATCTGATCTACCAATATCACTGAATTACGCATAATCATCCCCGCGAGGGCAATCACACCTAAGTTGGCGACAAAACCAAATGGTTGTTGGAAGACAAGCAATACCAAGGTAACGCCAATTAAGCCTAATGGGGCAGTGAGAAGCACCAAGAAGGTTCTAGAGAAGCTTCTTAATTGCAGCATGAGCAGCGTGACGACAACAAACAGCATCAGCGGCATGACGGCTGCAATCGAATCTTGTGATTCGCCACTACTTTCTTTACTACCGCCAAGCTCTATCCGATAACCCGTTGGGAAGGTCTTTTCTAACGCACGTAGTTTTGGCTCTATTTCGTCAGACACATCTGGTGCTTGCAGACCATCTGCAATATCTGCTCTGACGGTAATCTCTGGCATGCGGTTTCGGCGCCAGATTGTGCCATCCTCAAACCCTAAGCTCACCGTTGCGACTTGCGATAAGGGCACGGTTTTGCCCGATAGGGTGGTGATCGGCATATTTTCTAGCGTGGCAGGGTCTTTTACTTCTGCTGGGTTTAGCCTTGCGGTAATCGCAATGCTTTGATCTCCTTCACGATATTGCGCTAAGGCTTCCCCTGAAAGCATCAAGTTTAAGACGCGGCTAATTTCGGATGTCGATGCCCCAATGGCGCGTGCTTTGTCTTGATCTACCTTGACCTGAATGACTTTTGCCTGGCCGTTAATATCCAAATTCACATGGCGGGTGTTTGGATTCGCCCGCATGATGTCGGCCATCTGGAAGGCAAAACGGCGTACTTTTTGTTGGTCTGGGCCAATCACTCTAAATTGGACGGGATACCCAACCGGTGGCCCGTTTTCTAGACGAATTGCACGTGCTCGAACAGATGGCATCCGTGTTTCAAATAGATGATTCAGTTGCTGTAGCAGTGCCTCTCTATCTGCTAATGATTTGGTCATGATCATTAGTTGTGCGTAGTTTGCACTAAAGAGTTCTTGGTTTAGTGGCAAATAGAAGCGTGGGCTGCCTTGACCAATGTAGGCGGTGATATTTTCGATGTGCGGATTATTTTTTAGCTGTGCTTGCAACTGGCTAGCTTGTGTTTCAGTTGCCAGCTGAGAGCTACCCTCCGGTAACCAAAGATCTACCATCACCTCTAGACGGTTGGAACTCGGGAAGAATTGCTTTGGCACATATTTAAAGCCCGCAATACTCAGTACAAATGCCGCTAACGTAATTAGCATCACGGTTTTACGGTACGTTAAGCACCATGCCAGCAGTTTTCTGAAACGTTGATAAAACGGTTTTTGATATACATCGGCATGATGCGCTTTTTTGCTTTCTGGTAAGAGCTTAAACCCAATGTAAGGTGTGAAAATGACGGCGACCAACCAAGAAATCACCAGTGCTAAACCAACCACAGCAAAGATACTAAAGGTATATTCGCCCGCTGCGGATTTGGCTAAGCCGACCGGTAGGAAGCCTGCTACGGTAATCAGCGTACCTGTTAGCATTGGGAATGCCGTCGCCGTATAGGCATAGGTTGCTGCAGCAATTTTGTCGTAACCTTGTTCTAGCTTCGATGCCATCATTTCGACAGCGATAATTGCATCGTCTACCAGCAGACCTAGCGCAATAATAAGCGCCCCTAATGAGATACGTTGTAGATCGATATTGAAGATGTACATCCCGATAAAGGTCATTGCCAATACCAGTGGAATAGACAGCGCAACTACAATCCCTTCGCGCATTCCGAGAGATATAAAACTAACAATCAGCACAATAGCAACGGCTTCGGCTAGTGACTTTAGAAATTCATCTACCGCGTTTTTAACTACTAATGGCTGATTGGAAACTTGGTGAATTTCTACGCCCAAAGGTAGTTGTGCAGATAGCTGATCTACCGTGGTTTTGAGTGATTGGCCCAGCTTAATTACGTCACCACCTTCTGTCATCGCGACTGCCAGTGCAATGCCTGGTTGGCCTTCAAATTGGAAACCATACGTTTTTGGGTTTTGATAACCACGATGAACTTTTGCAATATCGCTTAAGCGAATGGTTTTTCCATTGGCTGTAATGGGGCTATTGGCAACGCTTTCAACGCTGGTAAGGCTACCTGTTACTCGCAAATTCAGATGATCCATCCCCGATTCGATAAACCCAGCCGATTGCACACTATTTTGCTGGTTGAGCACGTTCGCAATCACTTGCGGATCAATCCCGAGCGTGGCAATTTTGCTGCTATCTAGATCAACATAAATGGTTTCTGGCTGGATACCAATGAGTTCTACTTTTTTTACGGATGGCACGCTAAGGATTTCTTGCCTTGCACGATCGGCAAATTTGCGCAGCTCTTCAATGGTGTAACCTTTGCCAGTAAAAGCATAAATAGAGCCGAATGTATCGCCAAATTCATCATTAAAAAATGGGCCTTGTACACCACTAGGCAGCGTGTAGCGAATGTCTCCAATATTACGTCTAACTTTGTACCAAACATCGGCCACTGCTTTGGGTGGGGTATCTCCACGAAGCTCGATGAAAGACAAGCTTTCACCCGGCTTTGCAAATGAACGCACATATTTGATGTATGGGGTTTCTTGAAGCTTACGTTCGATTTTGTCTAAGACTTGGTTTTGCATCTCATCTGGCGTTGCACCTGGCCAAATGGTACGCATAATCATGATTCGGAAGGTAAATTCGGGATCTTCTTTTTGGCCTAGTTTGCCGAAGGTTAAAAAACCGGCCAGCATGCAAACCAGCATAAAATAAAGAACAAGGGTTCTATTTTTTAAGGCAATGGCAGAAAGGTTAAAGCCGCTCATGATTAGATACCTTCAGCCGGTTTAACAGACTGTCCTTCGTGTATCAGGTTGGCGCCAGCTGCAATAATTTGCTGACCTGTCTGTAAACCACTCTCAATCACGATTTGATCTTGTTCGATTTTGCCGACTTTCACTTTCACAAAGTGAACATTGCCTTTTTTCGGCTGATATACCCAAACCCCATTGCCACTAGCGCCATTGTTAAACACGGCTGTTAGTGGGATTTGTAAGGCAGAAGTCGAATTACTGAGCGCAACCGATACATCACCCGACATTCCCGCAACCGCTTTTAGAGAGGCAGGTAGCTTGAGTTTGGCGGCAAAAGTGCGGGTGGTCGCATCCGCCTGTGGTGAGAGTTCAGTTAAGGTGGCTGCTGATCTTGCATTGCCCAATGCATTGATTTTTACATCGTAAGTTTTGGCAGATTGGAAATCTTGTAATCTGGTTTCTGGCACATTGACCCAGAGTGCGGTTTCTTGAGTCGTCGCGAGTTTACCGATGACTTGCCCTGCAGAGATCACTTGCCCCACTTCTAACTGCCAATCGCTAATCACACCATCTTGTTCTGCTCTTAGTTGTGTATAGCTAGTTTGGTTTTGGCTGGTTTTCGCATTAGCGATAGTCTGGTCTAATTGCGCATTGCTGGTAGCGAGTAGTGTTTTACGTCTTTCGTATTCGGCAGGGCTAATAAACCCTTTGTCTAACAGGCTTTTGTATCTTGCTAGGTCTTTGCTGTTTTGTTGGCGCTCTGCATTAGCGGCACTCACTTGTGCTGAAGCAGCTTGGTAACCTGCCAAATAATCGCTCGCATCAAGTTCGGCTAACAATTGGCCTTTTTTAACCGTTTGCCCAAGCACGGTTTTTTTCTGAATGACTTTACCCGCCACACGGAACGCAAGTGGCGTATCGATATTGGCATGAACTTCACCGGGTAGAACAATCGTGTTCGCTTGGGAAATCGATGGTACGGTGAATAGTTTCACTTGCCGAATTTCCTGCCATACATCTGCTTTTTTTTCTTCATTACAACCTGCTAATAAAAGGGTGGTTCCCATCAGTGACAGCAGTAGGGGAAATTGTTTTGGCTTGATTGTCATTGGTTAGGCGTCCGTGGCGTTGGCAGGCATGGCTAGACCGGCTGTTAAGACATCTAGCATCGTATTAATGAAGGATTTGTAATCAATCGGGGCTGATTCTGAAAAGCAGTGTTTTTTCACCACGGAATACACCATCGGAGAAACCAATAAATGAGTGACTTCAACTGGATCAATCGGGCGAATTTCTTTTCTTTCGATTCCTAGCGTGACTAATGAGCAGAGATACTCGTTTATTGGTTCGATCACGTGGGTGACGTAATAATTGGCCACCTCTGGGAAATTTCCCCCTTCGGCCATCATTAATTTCATGATGGCCGAGCTCTTTGTTTCTAGTACGGTAATCCGCCAGTGATGGGCAATCTGAGACAAAATGGCCAAAACCGGAAGGTTTGGCGCACTTTCAAATAAGCTTTTTACTTCTTGTAGGCGCGGTTCTATATCGTTTTTGATCAGTTCACAAAAGAGCGCTTCTTTATTGGCAAAGTAGCGGTAGGTTGTGCCTTTGGTGACACCCGCCCTTAGTGCAATGTCCTCCATCCTTGTCCCTGCAAAGCCTTTTTCAGAGAACAGTTCTAGTGCCGCTGCCATTAGTTCAGACGGGCGCGCATCTTTGCGACGAACCCATTTGCTAGGGCATAGGTTGGCGAGGGTATCTTTTGTCATTGCACTCTCAAAATAAATAAATGACCGGTTATTTATTAATTTATAGAAATGCAGTGCAGACGTCAAGTAAGGTGAATTAATGAAAAAAAGAGCAAACCAAGTGGCTTGGTTTGCTCTTTGATGGATGTTTAGCCTGGTGGAGCTAGCGAGATTTCATTTTGCCAGCAGCAAATTGTTGGGCTTCATTTAATCCTTGGTCGATTGTTGTTTTTCCTTGCAAAATCATCTGCACTTGCCTACCAAGTTCATCGCCAATTGGCTGGAATTCTGGGATAGAGG
The genomic region above belongs to Leeia speluncae and contains:
- a CDS encoding DUF2062 domain-containing protein, with the translated sequence MPRKYLSRWLLPTRKWLIHNRWLKPIAPLITARALWRLAPHSVGGGVFVGAFAGLIPGPFQVISAILFALIFRVNLPVSVAFTFYSNPITIVPLYLLALKIGTTFLPSSLSTVPDFPALTNWHILTWCEEVLSWFGHLGWPFVVGLLVLAATIGTVGYFLVQLIWRVDVSRRLKKRRNRQTEELQVREEF
- a CDS encoding MarR family winged helix-turn-helix transcriptional regulator, producing the protein MANEDLLKLDSQLCFRLYAASRALIRSYQPILSELELTYPQYLVMLVLWEKDDLTVKQIGERLALDSGTLTPLLKRLEQSGYVIRQRRAENEREVRILLTSSGRSIKEQAKDVPYQIMTTLDLPAHDLIQLKELLDKLLKNQCSAPFSNDCSPE
- a CDS encoding organic hydroperoxide resistance protein, whose amino-acid sequence is MSIQTLYTASVTATGGREGRVISDDGKLDLKLALPKGLGGPGGDATNPEQLFAGGYAACFESAIRFVARERGIKLESAFVTAIVGVGPRAAGGFGLTVALKVSLPDFDKSVATELATYAHEVVCPYSHATRGNLDVTIEII
- a CDS encoding efflux RND transporter permease subunit, whose translation is MSGFNLSAIALKNRTLVLYFMLVCMLAGFLTFGKLGQKEDPEFTFRIMIMRTIWPGATPDEMQNQVLDKIERKLQETPYIKYVRSFAKPGESLSFIELRGDTPPKAVADVWYKVRRNIGDIRYTLPSGVQGPFFNDEFGDTFGSIYAFTGKGYTIEELRKFADRARQEILSVPSVKKVELIGIQPETIYVDLDSSKIATLGIDPQVIANVLNQQNSVQSAGFIESGMDHLNLRVTGSLTSVESVANSPITANGKTIRLSDIAKVHRGYQNPKTYGFQFEGQPGIALAVAMTEGGDVIKLGQSLKTTVDQLSAQLPLGVEIHQVSNQPLVVKNAVDEFLKSLAEAVAIVLIVSFISLGMREGIVVALSIPLVLAMTFIGMYIFNIDLQRISLGALIIALGLLVDDAIIAVEMMASKLEQGYDKIAAATYAYTATAFPMLTGTLITVAGFLPVGLAKSAAGEYTFSIFAVVGLALVISWLVAVIFTPYIGFKLLPESKKAHHADVYQKPFYQRFRKLLAWCLTYRKTVMLITLAAFVLSIAGFKYVPKQFFPSSNRLEVMVDLWLPEGSSQLATETQASQLQAQLKNNPHIENITAYIGQGSPRFYLPLNQELFSANYAQLMIMTKSLADREALLQQLNHLFETRMPSVRARAIRLENGPPVGYPVQFRVIGPDQQKVRRFAFQMADIMRANPNTRHVNLDINGQAKVIQVKVDQDKARAIGASTSEISRVLNLMLSGEALAQYREGDQSIAITARLNPAEVKDPATLENMPITTLSGKTVPLSQVATVSLGFEDGTIWRRNRMPEITVRADIADGLQAPDVSDEIEPKLRALEKTFPTGYRIELGGSKESSGESQDSIAAVMPLMLFVVVTLLMLQLRSFSRTFLVLLTAPLGLIGVTLVLLVFQQPFGFVANLGVIALAGMIMRNSVILVDQIEQDIKDGSTPWQAIIESTVRRFRPIMLTALAAILAMIPLTRSIFWGPMAFAIMGGLLVATVLTLLFLPALYAAWFRVKKPA
- a CDS encoding efflux RND transporter periplasmic adaptor subunit, with amino-acid sequence MTIKPKQFPLLLSLMGTTLLLAGCNEEKKADVWQEIRQVKLFTVPSISQANTIVLPGEVHANIDTPLAFRVAGKVIQKKTVLGQTVKKGQLLAELDASDYLAGYQAASAQVSAANAERQQNSKDLARYKSLLDKGFISPAEYERRKTLLATSNAQLDQTIANAKTSQNQTSYTQLRAEQDGVISDWQLEVGQVISAGQVIGKLATTQETALWVNVPETRLQDFQSAKTYDVKINALGNARSAATLTELSPQADATTRTFAAKLKLPASLKAVAGMSGDVSVALSNSTSALQIPLTAVFNNGASGNGVWVYQPKKGNVHFVKVKVGKIEQDQIVIESGLQTGQQIIAAGANLIHEGQSVKPAEGI
- a CDS encoding TetR/AcrR family transcriptional regulator, whose translation is MTKDTLANLCPSKWVRRKDARPSELMAAALELFSEKGFAGTRMEDIALRAGVTKGTTYRYFANKEALFCELIKNDIEPRLQEVKSLFESAPNLPVLAILSQIAHHWRITVLETKSSAIMKLMMAEGGNFPEVANYYVTHVIEPINEYLCSLVTLGIERKEIRPIDPVEVTHLLVSPMVYSVVKKHCFSESAPIDYKSFINTMLDVLTAGLAMPANATDA